In one Lolium rigidum isolate FL_2022 chromosome 3, APGP_CSIRO_Lrig_0.1, whole genome shotgun sequence genomic region, the following are encoded:
- the LOC124702767 gene encoding paladin-like isoform X2, with the protein MEFRLKEDILQEASRYGNKILVTDELPNGQMVDQWESVISDTVKTPLEVYEELQHQGYLVDYERVPITDEKAPKEGDFDNLVHRISQVDMETEIVFNCQMGRGRTTTGMVISTLVYLNRIGASGIPRSSSIGKVFYAGNDVDDYSPSSEEAILRGEYAVIRSLVRVLEGGVEGKRQVDKVIDKCDSMQNLREAIATYRSSTLRQPDEMKREASLSFFVEYLERYYFLICFAVYVHSVSSAHQATSSEVSFSDWMRERPELYSILRRLLRRDPMGALGYSSSKPALPKIIESADGRPHEMDVVAAMRNGEVLGRQTVLKSDHCPGCHNLNLPERVEGAPNFREIPGFSVYGVANPTVDGIRAVIQRVSTSKGKRPILWHNMREEPVIYIHGKPFVLREVERPYKNMLEYTGIGRDRVERMEARLKEDILREADRYDGAIMVIHETDNGEIFDAWENVNNEAVLTPLEVYKLLDSEGLPIKYARVPITDGKAPKSSDFDTVAMNVAAACKDAALVFNCQMGRGRTTTGTVIACLLRLRIDHGRPIGMPASKNNHENATDPGYSSGEETIDHNGHLNSDAWKPHTLTELQSRFDINDILLLRKITRLFDNGIECRQILDTVIDKCSALQNIRQAVLQYTKVINQQNMEPRVRRVALNRGAEYLERYLKLIAFSAYLGSEAFDGFCGQGETKISFKNWLQQRPEIQTMKWSIRLRPGRFFTVPDEPKATCQPPQGDVTMEAIVKARSGSVLGKGSILKMYFFPGQRRSSSMNFRGTPHVIKVDGYPVYSMATPTVDGAREVLSYLSSKDTTGTSIAQKVVVTDLREEVVVYIKGTPFVLRELDQPVDTLKHVGISGPMVENIEARLKEDILSEVKQLDGRLLLHQEEFNAATNQCSVLGYWEHIGLEDVMTPAEVYSTLRDQGYCIDYKRIPLTREREALAADVDSVQSSINESSRYYLFISHTGYGGVAYAMAITCLRLGADAKFVMEQTAETHFVSSSLTKSVSVKTFTDIALRQGDYRDILNLTRALIHGPKSKEEVDKVIDRCVGAGDLREDILQYRKALRDCSHDDDDDEARSYLMDMGTKALRRYFFLITFRSYLYCTSLHPVTFASWMEARPELGHLCDNLKLDR; encoded by the exons ATGGAGTTTCGCTTGAAAGAAGATATTCTTCAGGAAGCTTCAAG ATATGGGAATAAGATCCTAGTTACTGATGAGCTACCGAATGGTCAGATGGTGGACCAATGGGAGTCAGTGATCTCTGATACAGTTAAAACTCCACTTGAG GTCTATGAGGAGTTACAACATCAAGGATACCTTGTTGATTACGAGCGTGTTCCTATTACTGATGAAAAAGCTCCGAAAGAAGGAGATTTTGACAACCTG GTACATCGAATCTCTCAAGTTGATATGGAGACTGAAATTGTGTTTAATTGTCAAATGGGGAGGGGACGGACTACTACTGGTATGGTCATATCTACCTTGGTTTACCTAAATCGGATAGGAGCTTCAG GTATCCCAAGGTCGAGTTCAATTGGGAAGGTCTTCTATGCTGGAAATGATGTAGATGACTACAGTCCTAGCTCAGAAGAAGCAATTCTCAGGGGAGAATATGCTGTAATTAGGAGCTTAGTCCGTGTTCTGGAG GGTGGTGTTGAAGGTAAAAGGCAAGTGGACAAAGTTATTGATAAATGTGATTCTATGCAG AACCTGAGAGAAGCTATTGCGACCTACCGCAGTAGCACTCTTCGTCAACCTGATGAGATGAAACGGGAAGCATCACTTTCCTTCTTTGTGGAGTACTTGGAACGCTATTACTTCCTCATATGTTTTGCTGTGTATGTACATTCTGTGAGCTCTGCTCACCAGGCAACATCTTCAGAAGTTAGTTTTTCTGATTGGATGAGAGAAAGACCTGAACTGTACAGCATTCTTCGAAG GCTGCTGAGGAGAGATCCAATGGGTGCTCTTGGTTATTCAAGTTCAAAACCCGCTCTTCCAAAAATTATTGAATCTGCTGATGGACGCCCACATGAAATGGATGTTGTTGCTGCCATGAGGAATGGAGAAGTTCTTGGACGTCAAACTGTTTTGAAAAGTGATCACTGTCCAGGGTGTCACAATCTTAATTTGCCTGAAAGAGTTGAGGGTGCACCTAATTTTCGGGAAATTCCTGGATTTTCTGTGTATGGTGTTGCAAATCCTACTGTCGATGGCATTCGGGCTGTTATTCAGCGTGTTAGTACAAGCAAGGGAAAGCGACCAATACTCTGGCATAATATGAGAGAAGAGCCCGTTATTTATATACATGGAAAGCCTTTTGTGCTACGAGAAGTAGAAAGACCGTACAAGAATATGCTTGAGTACACG GGGATTGGCCGTGATAGAGTCGAGCGCATGGAAGCCCGTTTGAAGGAGGATATTTTACGGGAAGCAGATCGGTATGATGGGGCCATAATGGTTATTCATGAAACTGACAATGGTGAGATCTTTGATGCATGGGAAAATGTCAATAATGAAGCTGTTCTGACTCCACTGGAGGTATACAAACTGTTGGACTCTGAAGGCCTTCCAATCAAATATGCACGAGTGCCCATTACTGATGGTAAAGCCCCAAAAAGTTCAGATTTTGACACAGTAGCCATGAATGTCGCAGCTGCTTGCAAGGATGCTGCCCTTGTATTCAATTGCCAG ATGGGCAGGGGCAGAACAACTACTGGTACTGTGATTGCTTGCCTGCTCAGACTCCGAATTGATCATGGCCGGCCTATTGGAATGCCGGCTAGCAAAAATAATCACGAAAATGCAACTGATCCCGGTTATTCAAGTGGAGAAGAAACAATAGACCACAATGGTCACTTGAATTCAGACGCATGGAAACCTCATACTTTGACAGAGCTGCAGTCTAGATTTGACATTAATGACATCCTTCTATTGCGAAAGATTACAAGACTATTTGACAACGGAATTGAGTGTAGGCAGATTTTAGATACTGTTATTGACAAGTGTTCAGCTTTGCAGAACATTCGCCAAGCTGTTTTGCAGTACACAAAAGTAATTAATCAACAAAATATGGAGCCAAGAGTTAGGAGAGTCGCATTAAATCGTGGTGCTGAATATTTGGAGAGATACCTTAAATTAATTGCGTTCTCGGCATACCTCGGTAGTGAAGCGTTTGATGGTTTCTGTGGGCAAGGAGAAACAAAGATATCATTTAAAAATTGGCTGCAACAGCGGCCAGAGATCCAAACCATGAAATGGAGCATAAGGCTACGACCTGGTCGTTTCTTCACTGTGCCT GATGAGCCTAAAGCAACATGTCAACCTCCTCAAGGTGACGTAACGATGGAAGCCATTGTCAAAGCCCGTAGTGGCTCTGTTCTGGGGAAGGGATCCATACTCAAAATGTATTTCTTTCCTGGACAGAGACGGTCAAGCAGCATGAACTTCCGTGGTACACCACATGTTATCAAG GTGGATGGGTATCCTGTGTATAGCATGGCAACACCAACTGTTGATGGAGCTAGGGAAGTTCTGTCATATTTGAGCTCTAAAGATACAACTGGAACAAGCATTGCTCAAAAGGTGGTTGTCACAGATCTTAGGGAGGAAGTTGTAGTTTACATAAAGGGGACACCTTTTGTTTTGAGAGAACTAGATCAACCTGTTGATACACTGAAGCATGTTGGTATAAGTGGCCCAATG GTAGAGAACATAGAGGCAAGGCTGAAGGAGGATATACTTTCTGAAGTTAAACAACTAGATGGTCGGCTGCTTCTGCATCAAGAAGAATTTAATGCGGCCACAAATCAATGTAGTGTATTAGGTTATTGGGAACATATAGGTCTGGAGGACGTGATGACACCAGCAGAAGTGTACAGCACATTGAGGGATCAGGGGTATTGCATTGACTACAAAAGAATACCTCTCACCAGGGAAAGAGAAGCATTAGCTGCTGATGTGGATTCAGTACAATCATCAATCAATGA ATCTTCTAGGTACTATCTCTTTATTTCACACACGGGATATGGTGGCGTTGCTTATGCAATGGCTATTACGTGCCTGAGACTTGGTGCAGATGCAAAGTTTGTGATGGAACAAACAGCAGAAACACACTTTGTATCAAGTTCTCTTACAAAAAGTGTATCTGTCAAAACCTTCACTGACATAGCCCTCAGGCAGGGTGACTATCGTGACATACTAAACCTTACTAGAGCACTGATACAtggtccgaagagcaaagaagaggTTGACAAAGTTATTGACAG GTGTGTCGGTGCTGGGGATTTGCGGGAGGATATTTTGCAATACAGGAAGGCACTGAGAGATTGTtcgcatgatgatgatgatgacgaggcacggtcatatctcatggatatgggTACTAAAGCTTTGAG GCGTTACTTCTTTCTCATCACATTTAGGTCCTACCTTTATtgtacatccttgcatccagtaACATTTGCATCATGGATGGAAGCTAGACCTGAACTTGGCCACCTCTGCGATAACTTAAAGCTGGATAGGTAG
- the LOC124702767 gene encoding paladin-like isoform X1 encodes MEASEMEAAGEQVISSRGGSVLGKKTILKSDHFPGCQNKRLTPHIDGAPNYRQAGSLRVHGVAMPTMKGIVNVLNHIGEQKKGKQTRVLWHSLREEPVIYINGRPFVLRDVERPFSNLEYTGINRERVEQMEFRLKEDILQEASRYGNKILVTDELPNGQMVDQWESVISDTVKTPLEVYEELQHQGYLVDYERVPITDEKAPKEGDFDNLVHRISQVDMETEIVFNCQMGRGRTTTGMVISTLVYLNRIGASGIPRSSSIGKVFYAGNDVDDYSPSSEEAILRGEYAVIRSLVRVLEGGVEGKRQVDKVIDKCDSMQNLREAIATYRSSTLRQPDEMKREASLSFFVEYLERYYFLICFAVYVHSVSSAHQATSSEVSFSDWMRERPELYSILRRLLRRDPMGALGYSSSKPALPKIIESADGRPHEMDVVAAMRNGEVLGRQTVLKSDHCPGCHNLNLPERVEGAPNFREIPGFSVYGVANPTVDGIRAVIQRVSTSKGKRPILWHNMREEPVIYIHGKPFVLREVERPYKNMLEYTGIGRDRVERMEARLKEDILREADRYDGAIMVIHETDNGEIFDAWENVNNEAVLTPLEVYKLLDSEGLPIKYARVPITDGKAPKSSDFDTVAMNVAAACKDAALVFNCQMGRGRTTTGTVIACLLRLRIDHGRPIGMPASKNNHENATDPGYSSGEETIDHNGHLNSDAWKPHTLTELQSRFDINDILLLRKITRLFDNGIECRQILDTVIDKCSALQNIRQAVLQYTKVINQQNMEPRVRRVALNRGAEYLERYLKLIAFSAYLGSEAFDGFCGQGETKISFKNWLQQRPEIQTMKWSIRLRPGRFFTVPDEPKATCQPPQGDVTMEAIVKARSGSVLGKGSILKMYFFPGQRRSSSMNFRGTPHVIKVDGYPVYSMATPTVDGAREVLSYLSSKDTTGTSIAQKVVVTDLREEVVVYIKGTPFVLRELDQPVDTLKHVGISGPMVENIEARLKEDILSEVKQLDGRLLLHQEEFNAATNQCSVLGYWEHIGLEDVMTPAEVYSTLRDQGYCIDYKRIPLTREREALAADVDSVQSSINESSRYYLFISHTGYGGVAYAMAITCLRLGADAKFVMEQTAETHFVSSSLTKSVSVKTFTDIALRQGDYRDILNLTRALIHGPKSKEEVDKVIDRCVGAGDLREDILQYRKALRDCSHDDDDDEARSYLMDMGTKALRRYFFLITFRSYLYCTSLHPVTFASWMEARPELGHLCDNLKLDR; translated from the exons ATGGAGGCGAGCGAGATGGAGGCCGCGGGGGAGCAGGTCATCAGCAGCAGGGGCGGCTCCGTGCTCGGGAAGAAGACCATCCTCAAGAGCGACCACTTCCCCGGATGCCAGAACAAGCGACTCACCCCGCACATCGACGGCGCGCCCAATTACAGACAG GCAGGGTCTCTGCGTGTTCATGGTGTTGCGATGCCCACGATGAAAGGAATCGTCAATGTGCTAAATCATATTGGAGAGCAAAAGAAGGGAAAGCAGACCCGAGTTCTATGGCATAGTCTTCGGGAGGAACCA GTTATCTATATCAACGGCCGCCCATTCGTTCTGAGAGATGTCGAAAGGCCCTTCTCGAACCTTGAATATACG ggaatcaaccgaGAGAGAGTGGAGCAAATGGAGTTTCGCTTGAAAGAAGATATTCTTCAGGAAGCTTCAAG ATATGGGAATAAGATCCTAGTTACTGATGAGCTACCGAATGGTCAGATGGTGGACCAATGGGAGTCAGTGATCTCTGATACAGTTAAAACTCCACTTGAG GTCTATGAGGAGTTACAACATCAAGGATACCTTGTTGATTACGAGCGTGTTCCTATTACTGATGAAAAAGCTCCGAAAGAAGGAGATTTTGACAACCTG GTACATCGAATCTCTCAAGTTGATATGGAGACTGAAATTGTGTTTAATTGTCAAATGGGGAGGGGACGGACTACTACTGGTATGGTCATATCTACCTTGGTTTACCTAAATCGGATAGGAGCTTCAG GTATCCCAAGGTCGAGTTCAATTGGGAAGGTCTTCTATGCTGGAAATGATGTAGATGACTACAGTCCTAGCTCAGAAGAAGCAATTCTCAGGGGAGAATATGCTGTAATTAGGAGCTTAGTCCGTGTTCTGGAG GGTGGTGTTGAAGGTAAAAGGCAAGTGGACAAAGTTATTGATAAATGTGATTCTATGCAG AACCTGAGAGAAGCTATTGCGACCTACCGCAGTAGCACTCTTCGTCAACCTGATGAGATGAAACGGGAAGCATCACTTTCCTTCTTTGTGGAGTACTTGGAACGCTATTACTTCCTCATATGTTTTGCTGTGTATGTACATTCTGTGAGCTCTGCTCACCAGGCAACATCTTCAGAAGTTAGTTTTTCTGATTGGATGAGAGAAAGACCTGAACTGTACAGCATTCTTCGAAG GCTGCTGAGGAGAGATCCAATGGGTGCTCTTGGTTATTCAAGTTCAAAACCCGCTCTTCCAAAAATTATTGAATCTGCTGATGGACGCCCACATGAAATGGATGTTGTTGCTGCCATGAGGAATGGAGAAGTTCTTGGACGTCAAACTGTTTTGAAAAGTGATCACTGTCCAGGGTGTCACAATCTTAATTTGCCTGAAAGAGTTGAGGGTGCACCTAATTTTCGGGAAATTCCTGGATTTTCTGTGTATGGTGTTGCAAATCCTACTGTCGATGGCATTCGGGCTGTTATTCAGCGTGTTAGTACAAGCAAGGGAAAGCGACCAATACTCTGGCATAATATGAGAGAAGAGCCCGTTATTTATATACATGGAAAGCCTTTTGTGCTACGAGAAGTAGAAAGACCGTACAAGAATATGCTTGAGTACACG GGGATTGGCCGTGATAGAGTCGAGCGCATGGAAGCCCGTTTGAAGGAGGATATTTTACGGGAAGCAGATCGGTATGATGGGGCCATAATGGTTATTCATGAAACTGACAATGGTGAGATCTTTGATGCATGGGAAAATGTCAATAATGAAGCTGTTCTGACTCCACTGGAGGTATACAAACTGTTGGACTCTGAAGGCCTTCCAATCAAATATGCACGAGTGCCCATTACTGATGGTAAAGCCCCAAAAAGTTCAGATTTTGACACAGTAGCCATGAATGTCGCAGCTGCTTGCAAGGATGCTGCCCTTGTATTCAATTGCCAG ATGGGCAGGGGCAGAACAACTACTGGTACTGTGATTGCTTGCCTGCTCAGACTCCGAATTGATCATGGCCGGCCTATTGGAATGCCGGCTAGCAAAAATAATCACGAAAATGCAACTGATCCCGGTTATTCAAGTGGAGAAGAAACAATAGACCACAATGGTCACTTGAATTCAGACGCATGGAAACCTCATACTTTGACAGAGCTGCAGTCTAGATTTGACATTAATGACATCCTTCTATTGCGAAAGATTACAAGACTATTTGACAACGGAATTGAGTGTAGGCAGATTTTAGATACTGTTATTGACAAGTGTTCAGCTTTGCAGAACATTCGCCAAGCTGTTTTGCAGTACACAAAAGTAATTAATCAACAAAATATGGAGCCAAGAGTTAGGAGAGTCGCATTAAATCGTGGTGCTGAATATTTGGAGAGATACCTTAAATTAATTGCGTTCTCGGCATACCTCGGTAGTGAAGCGTTTGATGGTTTCTGTGGGCAAGGAGAAACAAAGATATCATTTAAAAATTGGCTGCAACAGCGGCCAGAGATCCAAACCATGAAATGGAGCATAAGGCTACGACCTGGTCGTTTCTTCACTGTGCCT GATGAGCCTAAAGCAACATGTCAACCTCCTCAAGGTGACGTAACGATGGAAGCCATTGTCAAAGCCCGTAGTGGCTCTGTTCTGGGGAAGGGATCCATACTCAAAATGTATTTCTTTCCTGGACAGAGACGGTCAAGCAGCATGAACTTCCGTGGTACACCACATGTTATCAAG GTGGATGGGTATCCTGTGTATAGCATGGCAACACCAACTGTTGATGGAGCTAGGGAAGTTCTGTCATATTTGAGCTCTAAAGATACAACTGGAACAAGCATTGCTCAAAAGGTGGTTGTCACAGATCTTAGGGAGGAAGTTGTAGTTTACATAAAGGGGACACCTTTTGTTTTGAGAGAACTAGATCAACCTGTTGATACACTGAAGCATGTTGGTATAAGTGGCCCAATG GTAGAGAACATAGAGGCAAGGCTGAAGGAGGATATACTTTCTGAAGTTAAACAACTAGATGGTCGGCTGCTTCTGCATCAAGAAGAATTTAATGCGGCCACAAATCAATGTAGTGTATTAGGTTATTGGGAACATATAGGTCTGGAGGACGTGATGACACCAGCAGAAGTGTACAGCACATTGAGGGATCAGGGGTATTGCATTGACTACAAAAGAATACCTCTCACCAGGGAAAGAGAAGCATTAGCTGCTGATGTGGATTCAGTACAATCATCAATCAATGA ATCTTCTAGGTACTATCTCTTTATTTCACACACGGGATATGGTGGCGTTGCTTATGCAATGGCTATTACGTGCCTGAGACTTGGTGCAGATGCAAAGTTTGTGATGGAACAAACAGCAGAAACACACTTTGTATCAAGTTCTCTTACAAAAAGTGTATCTGTCAAAACCTTCACTGACATAGCCCTCAGGCAGGGTGACTATCGTGACATACTAAACCTTACTAGAGCACTGATACAtggtccgaagagcaaagaagaggTTGACAAAGTTATTGACAG GTGTGTCGGTGCTGGGGATTTGCGGGAGGATATTTTGCAATACAGGAAGGCACTGAGAGATTGTtcgcatgatgatgatgatgacgaggcacggtcatatctcatggatatgggTACTAAAGCTTTGAG GCGTTACTTCTTTCTCATCACATTTAGGTCCTACCTTTATtgtacatccttgcatccagtaACATTTGCATCATGGATGGAAGCTAGACCTGAACTTGGCCACCTCTGCGATAACTTAAAGCTGGATAGGTAG